A window of the Glaciimonas sp. CA11.2 genome harbors these coding sequences:
- a CDS encoding metal/formaldehyde-sensitive transcriptional repressor, with protein MGHTIRDKQKLLNRVRRIRGQIDAIERALSEESECITVLQQITSCRGAMNGLLAVVLEDHIRTHLVDADPHSHDGAQGDAKERLIEVVHSYFK; from the coding sequence ATGGGCCACACAATCCGCGACAAACAGAAACTTTTAAACCGTGTGCGTCGCATTCGAGGGCAAATCGATGCGATTGAGCGCGCCTTGAGCGAGGAAAGTGAGTGCATTACTGTATTGCAGCAAATTACCAGTTGCCGAGGTGCTATGAACGGCTTGCTCGCTGTGGTTTTGGAGGACCATATTCGTACCCATTTGGTCGACGCCGATCCTCATTCGCATGACGGTGCGCAAGGCGATGCAAAGGAGCGACTGATTGAAGTTGTCCACAGCTATTTTAAGTGA
- a CDS encoding copper oxidase, whose protein sequence is MVSRRNFINGAGAVAIGAGLVSRVGAASLPEAATMAGATTQAPLSPSNGRPYNPVVTLNGWTLPWRMKNGVKEFHLVAEPVVREIAPGMKANLWGYNGQSPGPTIEVVEGDQVRIFVTNKLPEHTSVHWHGQRLPNGMDGVTGLTQPGIQPGKTFVYEFIAKRPGTFMYHPHADEMTQMAMGMMGLWITHPKDLTQHRVDRDFCFLLNAYDIDPGSYTPKTSTMLDFNLWTFNSRAFPGIDPMVCNQNDRVRIRVGNLTMTNHPIHLHGHEFVVAGTDGGWTPPGSRWPEVTTDIAVGQMRAIEFDANALGDWAFHCHKAHHTMNAMGHNVPTMIGVDQRDVLSKINKLIPDYMVMGDKGGSMGEMEMPLPDNTLPMMTGTGPFGGIEMGGMFTTVKIRQGIARNDYKDPGWYKHPPGTTAYEWKSDDAAMPDAMQAPDAKHMEAKPGEKILKVIRGGSHSDH, encoded by the coding sequence ATGGTCTCACGTAGAAATTTCATCAACGGTGCGGGCGCTGTCGCGATTGGCGCTGGTTTAGTCAGTCGGGTGGGGGCCGCATCACTTCCTGAAGCCGCCACAATGGCTGGGGCGACTACACAAGCGCCTCTCTCGCCATCTAACGGGCGTCCTTATAACCCGGTGGTCACTCTGAACGGCTGGACTTTGCCGTGGCGCATGAAAAATGGCGTTAAAGAGTTTCATCTGGTAGCCGAACCCGTAGTGCGCGAAATAGCGCCAGGGATGAAGGCCAACTTATGGGGCTATAACGGTCAGTCTCCGGGACCTACCATTGAGGTGGTAGAAGGCGATCAGGTACGTATCTTCGTCACCAATAAATTACCAGAACATACGAGCGTCCATTGGCATGGACAGCGCTTGCCGAATGGCATGGATGGCGTGACTGGCCTGACGCAACCCGGTATCCAACCGGGCAAAACATTCGTATATGAATTTATTGCAAAGCGTCCCGGTACGTTTATGTATCACCCGCACGCGGATGAAATGACACAAATGGCGATGGGCATGATGGGGCTGTGGATCACGCATCCGAAAGATCTGACTCAGCACCGTGTAGATCGTGATTTCTGCTTTTTGCTCAACGCTTATGACATTGATCCCGGCAGTTACACACCTAAAACCAGCACGATGCTCGACTTCAATTTGTGGACCTTCAATAGTCGTGCGTTCCCTGGCATTGATCCGATGGTGTGTAACCAGAATGACCGGGTGCGCATCCGCGTCGGCAACCTGACAATGACCAATCATCCGATCCATTTGCATGGGCATGAATTTGTTGTCGCAGGAACCGATGGCGGTTGGACGCCCCCTGGATCGCGTTGGCCTGAAGTGACGACAGATATCGCGGTAGGTCAAATGCGGGCGATTGAATTTGATGCTAATGCGCTAGGTGATTGGGCCTTCCATTGCCATAAGGCACATCACACCATGAACGCGATGGGTCATAACGTACCAACGATGATCGGCGTGGATCAACGCGATGTTCTCAGCAAAATTAACAAGCTGATACCGGACTATATGGTGATGGGCGACAAAGGCGGCTCAATGGGAGAGATGGAGATGCCTTTGCCCGACAACACTTTACCTATGATGACCGGTACCGGTCCGTTTGGCGGCATTGAAATGGGTGGCATGTTTACCACCGTAAAAATACGTCAAGGGATAGCGCGAAATGACTATAAGGACCCCGGTTGGTATAAGCATCCACCCGGCACAACGGCCTATGAATGGAAAAGTGACGATGCCGCGATGCCGGACGCTATGCAAGCGCCAGATGCCAAGCACATGGAGGCGAAGCCAGGTGAAAAAATTCTGAAGGTCATTAGGGGAGGCTCGCATAGCGACCATTAA
- a CDS encoding copper-binding protein: protein MQSAARAMIIAVSLTMPFGAMAAEEIAKANTAEVPSADAAAMSTGEVKKIDKEAGKITIKHGPLANLEMPAMTMVFRVKDPVMLDQVKQGETVNFVAEKVNGALVVTKIELGG from the coding sequence ATTCAATCGGCAGCGCGCGCCATGATAATCGCTGTCTCATTGACTATGCCGTTTGGTGCGATGGCGGCCGAAGAAATAGCCAAAGCTAACACTGCGGAAGTGCCATCCGCTGATGCTGCTGCCATGTCGACCGGAGAAGTCAAAAAAATTGATAAAGAAGCCGGTAAGATCACGATCAAGCATGGCCCATTGGCAAATCTGGAAATGCCAGCCATGACGATGGTTTTTAGGGTGAAAGATCCGGTAATGCTGGACCAGGTCAAACAAGGAGAGACGGTCAATTTCGTCGCTGAAAAAGTGAACGGTGCCTTGGTCGTAACAAAAATTGAGCTTGGTGGATAA
- a CDS encoding cupredoxin family protein, translating into MKSTLIATMLALSLLSMNVFAHGDDGHAKADDKQEGHAAPMGVPGDASKVVKTIEIDMNDAMRFTPATISIKRGETVKFVVKNTGQVKHEIVLGSILELKEHAALMIKFPEMEHSDPNQVSVEPGKTGELIWQFNKAGTFDFACLQPGHFEAGMRGNIVVK; encoded by the coding sequence ATGAAATCCACTTTAATCGCAACGATGCTGGCACTGTCCCTGTTATCGATGAATGTCTTCGCTCATGGTGACGATGGCCATGCTAAGGCAGATGACAAACAGGAAGGCCATGCCGCACCAATGGGGGTGCCGGGCGACGCAAGCAAGGTAGTTAAAACAATAGAAATTGATATGAACGACGCGATGCGTTTCACACCGGCGACCATCTCAATCAAACGCGGTGAAACGGTCAAGTTCGTTGTCAAGAATACCGGCCAGGTAAAGCACGAAATAGTTTTGGGTTCTATCTTAGAGCTAAAAGAACATGCCGCATTGATGATTAAATTTCCGGAAATGGAACACTCTGACCCTAATCAGGTATCTGTGGAACCAGGTAAAACCGGTGAACTGATTTGGCAGTTCAACAAAGCCGGTACATTCGATTTTGCCTGTCTACAACCAGGACATTTCGAAGCGGGGATGCGCGGGAATATCGTTGTCAAATAA
- a CDS encoding copper-binding protein yields MKSIVTLALMMTLSASALATAQSGGMKDMDMNMKTMDMKTMPMDKMGSDSSVKATSHKATGTVKAVDPTKGTVTLAHGPVKSLNWPAMTMTFSVKDKMFFDKLSVDKKVTIDFTKQDAKYVVTAVN; encoded by the coding sequence ATGAAATCTATCGTAACGCTGGCCCTGATGATGACGTTATCTGCATCCGCCTTGGCCACGGCGCAATCTGGTGGTATGAAGGACATGGACATGAACATGAAGACCATGGACATGAAGACCATGCCTATGGATAAAATGGGTTCCGATTCCAGCGTCAAAGCAACCAGCCACAAGGCGACTGGTACGGTGAAGGCAGTTGATCCGACCAAGGGCACAGTGACGTTGGCACACGGACCGGTGAAAAGTTTGAATTGGCCAGCAATGACAATGACTTTCTCGGTGAAAGACAAGATGTTCTTCGACAAACTTTCTGTCGACAAAAAAGTGACGATCGACTTTACCAAACAGGACGCGAAGTATGTCGTAACCGCTGTGAACTAA
- the dmeF gene encoding CDF family Co(II)/Ni(II) efflux transporter DmeF, with protein MNKLYDTPFEVDHHHVFLGEGHDKNERKTWAVIVLCTAMMLAEIIGGHLFGSLALVADGMHMSTHAGAMLIAALAYTYARKHANDTRFVFGTGKLGDLAGFSSAIILAMIALFIGYEAIARLLSPVPISFSEAIPIAVVGLLVNIASAWLLSGGNHAGHSHGHSDSDQHDHAAHGHSEEVHNIETSGGLLVLSIFEDGVPPVFRIKVETAGASLPTGEVCVTTVRPNGTRQIFSFKQTLDYLESTTEIPEPHAFTALLTLPQGVHSVAFEEHAHQQESDTIDRRDHNMRAAYIHVIADAAVSVLAIIGLLLAQSFGWLWMDPLAGLVGALVIANWSYGLIRDTGANLVDVSPDDLLPGKVKAIVDTAGDKLIDLHVWRLGPGHFGAVISVVTDKLAHGPSFYHALLRQVTGLSHITVEVHMPQLAAKI; from the coding sequence ATCAATAAACTTTATGATACCCCGTTTGAAGTTGATCATCACCACGTTTTTTTAGGTGAAGGCCATGACAAAAACGAGCGCAAAACCTGGGCTGTGATTGTGCTTTGCACTGCTATGATGCTGGCCGAAATTATTGGTGGTCATTTATTTGGGTCGCTGGCCTTGGTGGCCGATGGCATGCACATGTCTACCCATGCAGGTGCGATGTTGATCGCGGCGTTAGCATACACTTACGCCCGCAAACATGCCAATGACACCCGCTTTGTGTTTGGAACAGGCAAGTTGGGCGACTTGGCGGGCTTTTCCAGCGCCATCATCCTAGCGATGATTGCTTTGTTCATTGGTTATGAAGCCATTGCCCGCCTTTTGTCGCCAGTACCTATTAGCTTTAGTGAGGCCATTCCCATTGCCGTGGTCGGATTGCTGGTGAATATTGCTAGCGCCTGGTTACTGAGCGGTGGTAACCATGCTGGCCATAGTCATGGGCATTCGGATAGCGATCAACACGATCACGCCGCACATGGTCACAGTGAAGAAGTTCACAACATAGAAACCTCTGGCGGGTTGTTGGTACTCTCCATTTTTGAGGACGGCGTCCCGCCTGTTTTTCGCATCAAAGTAGAAACCGCGGGTGCCAGTTTACCCACAGGGGAAGTGTGTGTCACGACCGTGCGTCCGAACGGTACCCGCCAAATATTCTCCTTCAAACAAACATTGGATTATCTTGAGTCAACGACAGAGATTCCCGAGCCTCACGCGTTTACAGCTTTACTAACACTGCCGCAAGGTGTTCACAGTGTTGCCTTTGAAGAGCATGCGCATCAGCAAGAAAGTGATACGATTGATCGCCGTGACCACAACATGCGTGCAGCCTATATTCACGTCATTGCCGATGCAGCGGTCTCGGTATTGGCGATTATTGGTCTTCTGTTGGCACAATCATTTGGCTGGCTATGGATGGACCCACTTGCTGGCCTTGTCGGTGCATTAGTGATTGCAAACTGGTCCTATGGTCTGATTCGCGATACAGGCGCAAACCTGGTGGACGTCAGCCCTGATGATTTATTGCCTGGCAAGGTCAAGGCAATTGTTGATACTGCCGGCGATAAGTTGATCGATTTGCATGTTTGGCGTCTTGGCCCCGGCCACTTTGGTGCCGTAATTTCAGTGGTGACTGACAAGCTAGCGCATGGTCCATCTTTCTATCACGCT
- a CDS encoding DUF1289 domain-containing protein: MSGSSPCIDICKFEGKSGFCIACLRTRDECKEWKKMKDNRRHQIINDRRRREAKLPSGAESSPESTIG, encoded by the coding sequence ATGAGTGGGAGTTCACCTTGTATTGATATCTGTAAATTTGAGGGAAAATCTGGTTTCTGCATTGCCTGCCTGCGCACACGCGACGAGTGTAAGGAGTGGAAAAAGATGAAAGATAACCGACGTCATCAAATAATTAATGACCGTCGAAGAAGAGAAGCAAAATTGCCCAGCGGAGCCGAGTCATCACCCGAATCAACGATTGGCTGA
- a CDS encoding metal/formaldehyde-sensitive transcriptional repressor, giving the protein MGHTIRDKQKLLNRVRRIRGQIDAIERALSEESDCITVLQQITSCRGAMNGLLAVVLEDHIRTHLVDADPHPHDGVQGDAKEQLIEVVHSYFK; this is encoded by the coding sequence ATGGGCCACACCATCCGCGACAAACAGAAACTTTTAAACCGTGTGCGTCGCATTCGAGGACAAATTGATGCGATTGAGCGCGCCTTGAGCGAGGAAAGTGACTGCATCACTGTATTGCAGCAAATTACCAGTTGCCGAGGTGCTATGAACGGCTTGCTCGCTGTGGTATTGGAGGATCATATTCGTACTCACTTGGTCGATGCCGATCCTCATCCACATGATGGCGTGCAGGGTGATGCAAAGGAGCAACTGATTGAAGTTGTTCATAGTTATTTTAAGTAA
- a CDS encoding efflux RND transporter permease subunit yields MIARLIRWSIANRFLVLLVTLMVTAWGIWALSRTPLDAIPDLSDVQVIIRTSYPGQAPQIVENQVTYPLTTTMLSVPGAKTVRGYSFFGDSFVYVLFEDGTDPYWARSRVLEYLNQVQSRLPPQAKTALGPDATGVGWIYEYALVDRSGKNDLSQLRALQDWFLKYELKTIPNVSEVASIGGMVRQYQIVLDPEKMRAYNIPQGKIIEAVQKANQETGGSVLELGEADYMVRASGYLKSLDDFRKIPLMTTEAGVSVRLADVARIQIGPEMRRGIAELNGEGEVAGGVIIMRSGKNALDTIAAVKAKLAILKASLPPGVEIVPTYDRSNLIKRAVTNLKDKLIEEFIVVAVVCAIFLFHLRSALVAIITLPIGILIAFIVMYYQGVNANIMSLGGIAIAVGAMVDAAVVMIENAHKHIEAWNHAHPGTKLKGNDHWRVIGDAAAEVGPALFFSLLIIVLSFIPVFTLEAQEGRLFAPLAFTKTYAMAAAAGLAVTLIPVLMGYLIRGRIPEEQKNPLNRFLIALYRPLLDIVLRFPKLTLLGAALVVIVTIWPMRHLGAEFMPPLDEGDVLYMPSALPGLSAGKVSQLLQQTDRLIKTVPEVQTVFGKAGRAESATDPAPLEMFETIVQFKPHTQWRPGMTPDKLIQELDRIVKVPGLSNIWVPPIRNRIDMLATGIKSPVGIKVAGASLLEIDRITQAIEHAVKHVPGVSSALAERLNGGRYIDVDINRDTAARYGLNIADVQSIVSTAIGGDNIGETIEGLQRFPINVRYPREVRDSIEKLRQLPVLTDRGAQIQLGDVAAIRINDGPPMLKSENARLSGWVYVDIRDRDLSSTVRDMQQAVAKEVALPAGYSVAWSGQFEYLERATAKLKVVVPATLLIIFVLLYLTFQRFDEAALIMGTLPFALAGGIWLLWLLDYHLSVAGGVGFIALAGVSAEFGVIMLLYLKHAWEQRLANGKDSEADLIDAIREGAVLRVRPKAMTVAVIIAGLVPIMLGTGTGSEVMQRIAAPMVGGMITAPLLSMFVVPAVYLLLRRRQLRRSRIAASMAIASTTLKVEA; encoded by the coding sequence ATGATCGCCAGACTAATCCGGTGGTCAATTGCGAACCGTTTTCTGGTGCTATTGGTGACGCTGATGGTGACCGCTTGGGGCATCTGGGCACTTTCGCGCACACCGCTGGATGCTATTCCCGATCTGTCTGACGTACAAGTCATTATCCGCACCAGCTATCCAGGTCAGGCACCACAAATCGTCGAGAATCAGGTGACTTATCCGCTGACGACGACCATGCTGTCGGTGCCGGGGGCCAAGACTGTGCGGGGATATTCATTTTTCGGTGATTCTTTCGTCTACGTATTATTTGAAGATGGCACCGACCCTTACTGGGCGCGCTCGCGCGTGCTGGAATATTTGAACCAGGTCCAGTCGCGCCTTCCGCCGCAAGCCAAAACCGCGCTCGGGCCGGACGCGACCGGTGTCGGCTGGATCTACGAATATGCGTTGGTGGATCGCAGCGGTAAGAATGATCTGTCGCAGTTGCGAGCCTTACAGGATTGGTTTCTCAAATACGAGTTGAAAACAATACCGAATGTCTCTGAAGTCGCCAGCATTGGCGGCATGGTAAGGCAGTACCAGATTGTGCTCGATCCTGAAAAGATGCGCGCTTACAACATCCCGCAAGGCAAGATTATCGAGGCGGTGCAGAAAGCGAATCAGGAAACTGGCGGCTCGGTGCTGGAACTGGGGGAAGCAGACTACATGGTGCGCGCATCGGGTTATCTGAAGTCGCTGGACGATTTCCGCAAAATTCCTTTAATGACCACCGAGGCGGGTGTATCAGTGCGGTTGGCTGACGTAGCGCGGATTCAGATTGGTCCAGAAATGCGGCGCGGGATTGCCGAACTAAATGGTGAAGGTGAAGTCGCTGGTGGCGTGATCATTATGCGTTCTGGGAAGAACGCACTGGATACCATCGCTGCCGTGAAGGCGAAGCTGGCGATATTGAAAGCCAGTCTGCCGCCCGGCGTCGAGATCGTCCCGACCTATGACCGGTCGAACCTGATCAAACGCGCGGTCACCAATTTGAAAGACAAATTGATCGAGGAATTCATCGTCGTCGCTGTGGTCTGCGCGATCTTTCTGTTTCACCTGCGTTCGGCACTTGTTGCCATCATCACGCTTCCGATCGGTATCCTGATCGCTTTTATTGTCATGTATTACCAGGGTGTTAACGCCAATATCATGTCGCTGGGTGGTATCGCTATCGCCGTCGGTGCCATGGTCGATGCGGCGGTGGTGATGATCGAGAATGCGCACAAACATATCGAAGCCTGGAACCACGCCCATCCCGGAACAAAATTAAAAGGCAACGACCACTGGCGCGTTATCGGCGACGCCGCCGCCGAGGTTGGTCCAGCGCTATTCTTTTCGCTGTTGATCATCGTACTTTCTTTTATTCCGGTGTTCACGCTGGAAGCGCAGGAAGGGCGGTTATTCGCGCCTCTGGCCTTTACCAAAACGTATGCGATGGCTGCGGCGGCCGGTTTGGCCGTGACGTTGATTCCTGTCTTGATGGGTTACTTGATACGCGGTCGGATACCGGAAGAGCAAAAAAATCCGCTCAATCGCTTTCTGATCGCGTTGTACCGCCCGTTGCTTGATATCGTGCTGCGGTTTCCGAAGCTAACCTTGCTGGGTGCAGCGTTGGTGGTGATCGTAACGATCTGGCCGATGCGGCATCTTGGCGCTGAATTTATGCCACCGCTGGATGAAGGAGATGTGCTGTACATGCCATCTGCATTGCCGGGCCTGTCAGCGGGCAAGGTGTCACAGTTGCTACAACAGACTGATCGTCTGATTAAAACCGTACCAGAGGTTCAGACCGTGTTTGGTAAAGCAGGGAGAGCCGAGAGCGCCACTGATCCGGCGCCGCTGGAAATGTTTGAAACCATCGTTCAGTTCAAGCCGCACACTCAATGGCGACCCGGCATGACGCCGGACAAGCTGATTCAGGAACTCGACCGCATAGTCAAGGTCCCTGGGCTGTCTAACATCTGGGTTCCACCGATTCGCAACCGGATCGACATGCTGGCAACAGGTATAAAAAGTCCGGTCGGTATCAAGGTTGCGGGGGCCAGCTTGCTGGAAATTGACCGTATTACGCAAGCCATCGAACATGCTGTCAAGCACGTACCCGGTGTGTCGTCGGCGCTGGCTGAGCGTTTGAACGGCGGCCGCTATATCGATGTTGACATCAATCGCGATACGGCCGCGCGCTATGGTTTAAATATCGCTGATGTGCAAAGCATCGTCTCCACGGCGATTGGCGGCGACAACATTGGTGAAACCATTGAGGGCTTGCAGCGCTTCCCGATCAATGTGCGTTATCCGCGCGAGGTGCGAGACTCTATCGAAAAGCTACGCCAGTTACCAGTCTTGACCGATCGCGGCGCGCAGATTCAACTGGGTGATGTCGCTGCCATTCGCATTAACGATGGCCCGCCGATGCTGAAAAGTGAAAATGCACGGTTGTCGGGCTGGGTCTATGTTGATATTCGGGACCGCGACCTAAGCTCCACCGTACGCGATATGCAGCAAGCCGTCGCCAAAGAAGTCGCATTACCGGCTGGCTACTCTGTTGCATGGTCTGGACAATTCGAGTATCTGGAACGTGCCACCGCCAAACTCAAAGTTGTCGTTCCGGCCACCTTGCTGATTATCTTCGTCCTGCTGTATCTGACCTTCCAGCGTTTCGACGAAGCGGCCTTGATTATGGGGACGCTGCCGTTTGCGCTGGCGGGCGGTATCTGGCTGTTATGGCTGCTCGACTATCACCTGTCGGTCGCTGGCGGCGTCGGTTTCATCGCATTGGCGGGCGTCTCCGCCGAGTTCGGGGTGATTATGTTGCTTTACCTGAAACACGCCTGGGAACAGCGCCTGGCTAACGGCAAGGATAGTGAGGCAGATTTGATCGATGCGATTCGGGAGGGTGCAGTGTTACGGGTCCGCCCCAAGGCGATGACGGTCGCGGTCATCATCGCTGGGCTAGTGCCGATTATGCTGGGCACTGGCACTGGATCGGAAGTCATGCAGCGCATCGCGGCACCGATGGTGGGTGGAATGATTACGGCACCGTTGCTATCAATGTTTGTCGTGCCTGCGGTCTATTTGCTGTTACGGCGGCGTCAGCTGCGACGGAGTCGAATCGCCGCCAGCATGGCTATTGCGAGCACAACCTTAAAAGTAGAAGCATAG
- a CDS encoding DMT family transporter: MHKGVIYALLAAALFGASTPFSKLLVGQMAPVMAAGLLYLGSGVGLLAWYAIRTIATYDKKKRTDGLTGRDLPWLAGAILFGGVAGPVLLLVGLMHVPASSASLLLNMEGVLTALLAWFVFRENFDRRIFMGMIFIVLAGIFLSGEQTKELGTPWGALAIIAACICWAIDNNLTRKVSGSDAVQVAGMKGLVAGLVNLSIALAMGYSVPEGRTVLSAGIVGFCGYGLSLVMFVLALRHLGSARTGAYFSAAPFVGAIMSLFILGEVPGNVFWMSAALMGIGIWLHVTERHAHEHAHLPMPHSHSHMHYHDIHHQHAHDFPWDGKEPHNHAHQQQALVHTHAHFPDLHHRHRH, from the coding sequence ATGCATAAAGGCGTTATTTACGCGCTGTTAGCGGCGGCGTTGTTTGGTGCCAGTACCCCATTTTCCAAGTTGCTTGTGGGTCAAATGGCACCGGTCATGGCTGCAGGACTGCTTTACCTTGGGAGCGGGGTTGGTCTGCTCGCATGGTATGCGATACGTACCATCGCGACTTACGACAAGAAAAAACGAACTGACGGCCTCACGGGCCGCGATCTCCCGTGGTTAGCTGGGGCAATCCTATTCGGTGGTGTTGCCGGGCCGGTATTATTGCTGGTTGGTTTGATGCATGTTCCGGCTTCGTCTGCCTCGTTATTGCTCAATATGGAAGGCGTATTAACCGCCTTACTAGCCTGGTTTGTTTTTCGTGAAAATTTCGACCGCCGTATATTCATGGGAATGATTTTCATTGTATTGGCGGGTATTTTTCTGTCAGGGGAGCAGACCAAGGAGCTAGGCACGCCTTGGGGAGCGCTGGCTATCATTGCCGCGTGTATATGTTGGGCCATCGACAATAATCTGACCCGAAAAGTATCAGGAAGCGATGCCGTGCAAGTAGCTGGAATGAAAGGTCTGGTGGCAGGACTGGTGAATCTGTCGATTGCGCTGGCTATGGGTTATTCTGTGCCGGAAGGTCGTACTGTATTGAGTGCCGGAATTGTCGGTTTCTGCGGTTACGGCCTCAGTCTAGTGATGTTTGTACTGGCATTGAGGCATCTCGGCTCGGCCCGGACCGGTGCTTATTTTTCTGCCGCACCGTTTGTGGGCGCGATCATGTCACTATTCATTCTTGGTGAAGTTCCCGGTAACGTATTTTGGATGAGTGCGGCGTTGATGGGGATTGGCATCTGGTTGCACGTGACGGAAAGGCATGCGCATGAGCATGCCCATTTGCCGATGCCACATTCTCATTCCCACATGCATTACCATGATATCCATCATCAACACGCACATGACTTTCCATGGGACGGCAAAGAACCGCATAACCACGCCCATCAGCAGCAAGCGTTGGTGCACACACATGCCCATTTTCCAGACTTGCATCATCGGCATCGGCATTGA
- a CDS encoding TolC family protein encodes MRLSSVSFCRLVLTASVLFLGGCASLSQDGGFSSVQSMTKERIGQEVKWVKSDADVNSVAMTIEPLLTKPLNVDDAVKIALLNNKGLQASYSELGIAEANFVQAGRLKNPSFTFGRLRRGDDIEIDRTLMLPIMSLLTMPIASKLERRYFEQAQLLAAAEVLAVADATRRSYFAAVSAQETVKYLTQVSTSAEGGAQLARQMAAVGNWSKLEHLRQQSFYADVTVQLARAAQMQVAEREKLTRLLGLWGSGTAFQLPARLPDLPKAPEEIVDVEVQAMQNRLDIMMAKRELAALATSLGLSKTTRFINILDVGLMHNNYNQSPLRENGYSIQLEIPLFDWGGARVAKSEALYMQAVNRSAELAVNARSEVRVAYADYRSSYDIARHYRDEIVPLKKRISDEQMLRYNGMLISVFDLLADARAQVISVNGAIEALRDYWIADSTLKMAQTGRSSVGSNKAGFSSGAAAD; translated from the coding sequence ATGCGATTATCTTCTGTTTCTTTTTGCCGGCTTGTTCTTACAGCCTCGGTTTTATTCTTGGGTGGTTGTGCTTCGCTGTCGCAGGACGGCGGCTTTTCGTCGGTTCAGTCTATGACGAAGGAGCGCATCGGTCAGGAAGTCAAGTGGGTCAAATCTGACGCGGACGTCAATAGTGTTGCCATGACCATTGAACCACTTCTCACAAAGCCACTAAACGTTGACGATGCGGTAAAGATCGCCTTACTTAATAACAAAGGTCTGCAAGCGAGTTACAGCGAACTGGGTATCGCTGAAGCTAATTTTGTACAGGCTGGGCGCCTCAAGAATCCTTCTTTTACGTTCGGTCGTTTGCGCCGCGGCGACGATATCGAGATTGATCGTACCTTAATGCTGCCTATCATGAGCTTGCTGACAATGCCCATTGCCAGCAAGCTTGAACGGCGTTACTTCGAGCAGGCACAATTGCTTGCTGCTGCGGAAGTTTTAGCTGTAGCCGATGCAACACGCCGCTCCTATTTTGCTGCCGTCTCAGCGCAGGAAACCGTTAAGTATTTGACGCAAGTCAGTACTTCCGCTGAAGGTGGCGCGCAACTGGCACGACAGATGGCGGCGGTTGGCAACTGGAGCAAACTGGAGCATTTGCGTCAGCAGTCTTTCTATGCAGACGTGACGGTGCAACTAGCACGGGCGGCACAGATGCAAGTCGCTGAACGTGAAAAACTGACACGGTTGCTTGGTTTATGGGGAAGCGGTACCGCGTTTCAATTACCGGCTCGCCTCCCTGATCTGCCTAAAGCGCCTGAAGAGATTGTCGATGTCGAAGTGCAGGCCATGCAAAATCGACTCGACATCATGATGGCGAAGCGCGAACTTGCCGCTCTGGCGACATCGCTAGGGCTTTCCAAGACCACGCGGTTCATTAATATCCTCGATGTAGGATTAATGCATAACAACTATAACCAAAGTCCTTTGCGTGAGAATGGCTATTCGATTCAGCTTGAAATTCCCTTGTTCGATTGGGGCGGCGCACGGGTGGCAAAGTCCGAGGCGCTATACATGCAAGCGGTAAATCGTTCAGCCGAGTTGGCCGTAAACGCCCGCTCGGAGGTGCGCGTAGCGTACGCCGACTATCGCAGCTCTTACGATATCGCCCGCCATTACAGGGATGAAATCGTGCCTCTCAAGAAACGGATTTCGGACGAACAAATGCTGCGTTACAACGGCATGCTAATCAGCGTATTTGATTTGCTAGCTGACGCCCGCGCGCAAGTTATCAGCGTCAATGGCGCTATTGAAGCGCTGCGCGATTACTGGATCGCCGATTCCACCTTAAAAATGGCACAGACCGGCCGATCGTCGGTTGGCAGTAATAAAGCCGGTTTTTCTTCTGGCGCGGCCGCTGACTAA